In Oryzias melastigma strain HK-1 linkage group LG18, ASM292280v2, whole genome shotgun sequence, one DNA window encodes the following:
- the mfap3l gene encoding microfibrillar-associated protein 3-like, protein MTSAGGGDTLTVNFEKMPGVCAYVLVVLVPLVASFTPGALLVDMDGNLTENINVTDGGFVPAAFTKVSQIIAREGTCALIDCNVTGDPFPSVQWFNSHGELLDTTNGGKWCLLDSGVLNITSIKFADRGKYTCMASNAHGSSNCTVTLRVVFTSGDMGVYYMVVCLVTFTIIMILNVTRLCMMSSHLKKTEKAINEFFRTEGAEKLQKAFEIAKRIPIITSAKTLELAKVTQFKTMEFARYIEELARSIPLPPLIMNCRTFMEEILEVVGVEEMRHTFIRHAPEWRREAAGRFASIAARDVFTILQVRDRERSESPTADSDNSSIHEQPQHIAIQASVHPPLAVRDYCGIEAQTQPETSPSPPPSSPAPHAPLPLEEPSEEAAEDLPQQAAEPMNTPPCQVFYESHV, encoded by the exons ATGACTTCTGCAGGAGGGGGTGACACGCTGACAgtcaattttgagaaaatgccgGGGGTCTGCGCATACGTCTTGGTGGTGCTGGTGCCTCTTGTTGCTTCTTTCACCCCCGGGGCCTTATTGGTGGACATGGACGGAAACCTAACGGAGAATATCAACGTCACAGATGGTGGATTTGTCCCTGCTGCGTTCACTAAAGTGAGTCAGATCATTGCCCGCGAGGGAACCTGTGCGCTGATTGATTGCAACGTCACTGGAGACCCGTTCCCCAGCGTTCAGTGGTTCAACTCCCATGGAGAGCTCCTGGACACAACAAATG gtggGAAGTGGTGTCTGCTGGACAGCGGGGTCCTCAACATCACCAGCATCAAGTTTGCCGACCGCGGCAAGTACACCTGCATGGCTTCCAACGCCCACGGCAGCTCCAACTGCACGGTGACGCTGCGCGTGGTCTTCACCAGCGGCGACATGGGCGTGTACTACATGGTGGTGTGTTTAGTCACCTTCACCATCATCATGATCCTGAACGTCACACGCCTCTGCATGATGAGCAGCCACCTGAAGAAGACGGAGAAGGCCATTAACGAGTTCTTCCGCACCGAGGGCGCCGAGAAGCTGCAGAAGGCCTTCGAGATCGCCAAGAGGATCCCCATCATCACCTCCGCCAAGACGCTGGAGCTCGCCAAAGTCACGCAGTTCAAGACCATGGAGTTTGCGCGGTACATCGAGGAGCTGGCGCGCAGCATCCCGCTGCCGCCGCTCATCATGAACTGCCGCACCTTCATGGAGGAGATTCTGGAGGTCGTGGGCGTGGAGGAGATGAGGCACACCTTCATCAGGCACGCCCCGGAGTGGCGCCGCGAGGCTGCTGGCCGGTTCGCGTCCATCGCTGCACGGGACGTCTTCACCATCCTGCAGGTGAGGGACAGGGAGCGCAGCGAGTCCCCCACCGCCGACTCCGACAACTCCTCCATTCACGAGCAGCCGCAGCACATCGCCATCCAGGCGTCTGTACACCCGCCGCTCGCCGTCAGAGACTACTGCGGCATCGAGGCCCAAACCCAGCCTGAGACCTCGCCGTCTCCTCCGCCTTCCTCCCCAGCACCCCATGCTCCTCTCCCATTGGAGGAGCCGAGCGAAGAGGCAGCAGAAGATCTTCCCCAACAGGCGGCTGAACCAATGAACACGCCACCCTGCCAGGTTTTCTACGAGAGCCACGTGTGA
- the clcn3 gene encoding H(+)/Cl(-) exchange transporter 3 isoform X5, protein MSNGGGAASSTTHLLDFLEEPIPGVGTYDDFHTIDWVREKCKDRERHRKVNSKKKESAWEFTKSLYDAWSGWLVVTLTGLASGALAGLIDIAADWMNDLKEGVCLSAMWFNHEQCCWTSNETTFAERDKCPQWKSWAELILGQAEGPGSYIMNYFMYIYWALSFAFLAVCLVKVFAPYACGSGIPEIKTILSGFIIRGYLGKWTLMIKTITLVLAVASGLSLGKEGPLVHVACCCGNIFSYLFPKYSKNEAKKREVLSAASAAGVSVAFGAPIGGVLFSLEEVSYYFPLKTLWRSFFAALVAAFVLRSINPFGNSRLVLFYVEYHTPWYLFELIPFILLGVFGGLWGAFFIRANIAWCRRRKSTRFGKYPVLEVILVAAITAVVAFPNPYTRQNTSELIKELFTDCGPLETSQLCKYRSQMNGSKAFTDDPNQPAEPGVYSAMWQLCLALIFKIIMTIFTFGLKVPSGLFIPSMAIGAIAGRIVGIAVEQLAYYHHDWFLFKEWCEVGADCITPGLYAMVGAAACLGGVTRMTVSLVVIVFELTGGLEYIVPLMAAVMTSKWVGDAFGREGIYEAHIRLNGYPFLDAKEEFTHTTLAREVMRPRRNDPPLAVLTQDDLTVEELQSVINETSYNGFPVIVSKESQRLVGFALRRDITIAIENARRKQEGILLNSRVYFTQHAPSLPADSPRPLKLRSILDMSPFTVTDHTPMEIVVDIFRKLGLRQCLVTHNGIVLGIITKKNILEHLEELKQHTEPLATSWYYHKKRHPPSHGANGKPRSRVHHVQLIRSFQDGWGRGGEGSDEEDEEEEVVCLLNGSNL, encoded by the exons GTGCTTTGGCTGGCCTGATTGACATTGCTGCTGATTGGATGAATGACCTGAAGGAAGGCGTGTGTCTGAGCGCCATGTGGTTCAACCATGAGCAGTGCTGCTGGACGTCCAATGAGACCACCTTTGCTGAGAGGGACAAGTGTCCTCAGTGGAAGAGCTGGGCTGAGCTCATACTGGGACAGGCCGAG gGTCCTGGCTCATACATCATGAACTACTTCATGTACATATACTGGGCTCTTTCATTTGCCTTCCTGGCTGTCTGCCTGGTCAAAGTATTTGCACCCTACGCGTGCGGCTCAGGGATTCCTGAG ATCAAAACAATCCTGAGTGGGTTCATCATCCGCGGTTATCTGGGGAAGTGGACGCTGATGATCAAGACTATAACCCTGGTTCTGGCTGTGGCATCAGGCCTCAGCCTGGGTAAAGAGGGTCCCTTGGTACATGTGGCCTGCTGCTGTGGGAACATCTTCTCCTACCTCTTCCCCAAATACAGCAAGAACGAGGCAAAGAAACGAGAG GTCCTCTCTGCTGCATCAGCTGCTGGTGTGTCTGTTGCTTTTGGAGCACCAATTGGAGGTGTTCTCTTCAGCTTGGAGGAG GTGAGTTACTACTTTCCACTCAAAACTCTGTGGCGCTCCTTCTTTGCCGCCCTGGTGGCGGCCTTCGTCCTGCGCTCCATTAACCCGTTCGGGAACAGCCGCTTGGTGCTGTTCTACGTGGAGTACCACACGCCGTGGTACCTGTTTGAGCTCATTCCCTTTATCCTCCTGGGAGTGTTTGGGGGGCTTTGGGGAGCCTTTTTCATCCGAGCCAACATCGCCTGGTGCCGGCGGCGCAAGTCCACGCGCTTCG GAAAGTACCCGGTATTGGAGGTGATCCTGGTGGCGGCCATCACAGCAGTCGTGGCTTTCCCGAACCCTTACACGCGTCAGAACACCAGTGAGCTGATCAAGGAGTTGTTCACCGATTGCGGCCCTCTGGAAACGTCCCAGCTCTGCAAGTACCGCAGCCAGATGAACGGCAGCAAAGCTTTCACCGACGATCCCAACCAGCCGGCAGAGCCCGGGGTCTACTCCGCCATGTGGCAGCTCTGCCTAGCGCTCATCTTTAAAATCATCATGACCATCTTCACATTTGGGCTGAAG GTACCGTCAGGTTTGTTCATCCCCAGCATGGCCATCGGCGCCATCGCAGGCCGAATCGTTGGCATCGCCGTGGAGCAGCTGGCTTATTACCACCACGACTGGTTTCTGTTCAAAGAGTGGTGCGAGGTGGGGGCGGACTGCATCACGCCAGGGCTTTATGCTATGGTGGGGGCCGCGGCCTGTTTGG GTGGTGTGACGCGTATGACCGTCTCTCTTGTCGTCATCGTCTTCGAGCTGACGGGCGGGTTGGAGTACATCGTTCCCCTCATGGCAGCCGTCATGACCAGTAAATGGGTGGGCGACGCCTTTGGCCGAGAGGGGATCTACGAGGCTCACATCCGCCTGAACGGGTACCCGTTCCTGGATGCCAAAGAGGAGTTTACGCACACCACGCTAGCCAGAGAGGTGATGAGGCCCCGGCGCAACGACCCGCCTTTAGCGGTCCTTACGCAGGACGACCTGAcggtggaggagctgcagagtgTCATCAATGAAACCAGTTACAATGGTTTCCCAGTCATAGTGTCCAAGGAGTCGCAGAGGCTGGTGGGCTTCGCCCTGCGCAGGGACATCACCATCGCTATAG AAAACGCTCGTCGGAAACAGGAAGGCATTTTACTAAACTCCAGGGTGTACTTCACCCAGCATGCGCCTTCACTGCCAGCTGACAGCCCGCGGCCCCTCAAGCTGCGCTCCATCCTGGACATGAGCCCCTTCACAGTCACTGACCACACCCCCATGGAGATTGTGGTCGACATCTTCAGAAAGCTGGGGCTGCGCCAGTGCCTGGTCACACACAACGG GATTGTGTTGGGCATCATCACAAAGAAGAATATATTAGAGCATCTGGAGGAGCTCAAGCAGCACACGGAGCCCCTG GCGACTTCTTGgtattatcacaaaaaaagacatcctCCGTCACATGGCGCAAATGGCAAACCAAGATCCAGAGTCCATCATGTTCAACTGATCCGTTCCTTCCAGGATGGCTGGGGGCGGGGGGGTGAAGGTAGtgatgaggaggatgaggaggaggaggtggtgtgCCTCCTGAACGGCTCCAACCTCTGA